The nucleotide sequence CCCATCTTAAGGAACATCAGCCCTCATTACTAAACGGTGCTGTGGTTTGTAGTTCACTATAACTAATGTTGTTTCTTTATCTTCCTCATGCAGGCTACATCACCACCTTGGCAGTGATACTCAAAAGTGCAAACAAGTCGCCGTGGGCCAATGAGTTTGAATGTAAGGGCCAATAAAGATAATGTGCCTCAGTAAAGCACTCAGGTGCCATTCCATATGGGGTTTACGTGAGGAATACATGCCATGTGTAGAGTTAGCTTGAAATGAAACCTACCCATGATCCTCTGCAGTGCTTACCAAATCTCTCATTCCTTTTACCTTTTCAGCCATTGAGTTATCCTGTTTGATAGAGTCCATCACCACGAGCAACCCCAGAATCGAgtggaagaaaataaagaatggcGAACTCAGTTATGTTTACTTTGAGAAAAAGATTTCAGGTGAGCCCAGGTTTCAAAATCTGTTATTCTAACTTCAGCTCTACGTTTGAAAAACAACTCTGTATTTTGCTCATAACAAAATGATCAATCAATTTCATAAGAAGAAACAAGatgtaaacatacatttttttgtgttaattaggtcataaatctttttgtttttcaaaaccGCTAACTACAAGATAATAATTGGTTTGTGTTTTGCctgttaaatgttttgaaatgtgtttttctccaaCAGGGGACTTGGAAAATAGAGCAAAAATCAGGGAGCCGGCGACTTTAGTGATATTCAATACGACCAGATCTGACACTGCTCAGTACCGCTGTGAGGTCACCGCTCCGTACGACCCAAAGTCCTTCGACGAGATTTTAATAGACCTTGTTGTACGAGGTACGCTCACACTCCCGATATCATTACACATCTACATTACAGATCAGATAATCAAGTCAAGCTAATTCACCGTCTTTCACTTCACTGATCACATCGCGTTCTTTGTTTATGCCATCTTGTTGAGGACTATGCGATGTGATCTGTACTGTGGGATATAAACCACGAGCTTTCATGCAACAAGCATTCTGCTGGACTGGAAAAGCTGCGCCTCACAGTGCCCAGCCCTGGAACTGCAGGCAGTTGCATGAAATTCCGTTGAAGGGAAAGCCAGTGTCATAGATGCCTGTTCTCATGCCAGgcacaaatataaatgtgctTTTGTGGTAAATTACTCAAAGTGTCATAATAGATTTCAATTTGGCCTCAATTCTGAAAGCTAGCATGCTAGGAGAAAGGGTTCACACCTGAAATTAGCGAGAAGCCACACAGCCGGTACAGACAAACTGGGTAACCCCAGCCTAGTTTACTCAGGCTTGTTTTTGATTTCTGTCCTTACACACTTGTGCTAACCATCCCCATCTGGGAAGCCGTAAGCTGAAACTGTGTTGCATGTCACGGCAATTCCTGGCTCATGCCTATGGCGCGTTCAGAAGGACCTCAGCCAGAGGCCTGTTCTGGGCTATATGGGGAAAATCTCTGAAACAGCATCCGAGTTTAATCGGGGGGCTAAAGTTGGAAAGCGCGAGCACGTCGGGCTGGCAGGGATAGGTGTGGGTAACAGCGAGAGCGCATTCCCTAGCCGCCCTAACCACGCTCGTGTTtaccagtctggcttcctgGAGGGTGCCCTTTAAAGACCGAAGGGTTACGAACCGGCGAGTCGATCCGAGCCGTGCTTTTGTCCCGCCCCCGCAGTGAAGCCCGTGGTGCCCAGGTGCAGCGTGCCCAAGTCGGTGCCCGTGGGGAAGGCGGCCGAGCTGCGCTGTGTGGAGGACGAGGGCTTCCCCCGGTCCAAGTACCAGTGGTTCCGCAACAAAGAGGAGATCCCCGAGGACCCGAAGAGCAGCCCCAAGTTCTTCAACTCCACGTACACTCTCAACATCAACAGTGGAACGCTGGTGAGGAGAGAGCACGTGGATGCGGGCGCggcgaggcggggcggggcggggcggggtggggggggggttggcgtgGCCCTGAGATtggagaggaggggagtggaaggggaagggagggcAGAGGAATGGGGATATTTGGATATTTTGGGAAGACAGTTGATGTGTTAGGGCTCGGGCCACATGGGGAATCTGCTGTCCTCGTTTTCACATTCCAGAGCCCTCACACCGCCCCGCCTGTCACCCTCGGCGGTGACACGGCCCTTGCGCCCGCCTCTTAAGGCTGCAGTTACCGCCGCTACCTTCCAGCCCGTCCCAAAGAGGACGGGGGGTAACACTACGCTGTCAGGCTCCCCACATAGAACGTTCCGGGCGTGTTCCGAGCGTCTTATTTGCACGTCGAGCGCTCCTCTATATTCGACCCGAACCCCGTTTGAACCGAAATGGAAAGCAAGGCCGCGGCGCGGGGCTGGAGCAGAAATAACCAGATCCCGCCGGCCGTAACGGGAGACGGCGGCACTGACTGGCACTTTCTGTCCGCCGTGTTCCATTCGTAGAAGTTCAGCGCGGTCAGGAAGGAGGATGCGGGGGAGTACTACTGCAAGGCGAGGAACGAGGCCGGCCAATCGCAGTGCGGCCCGCAGATGATGGAAGTCTGTAAGTCCGAGCCCGCGAGCACGTGTCGGTCCACCCATCAGCCCTCACGTGGCGTCTCTCATGAAAACTCAAACGCCTTTAAACCCTGTTACCTCAAAGCTTTACTTTCCTCCTCTGTAAATAACTTCCCAActttatatactttatatatacTTCCCAAGTTCATATATCGATATACACATTATAAGGAAGTATAGATTGATGCGTGTGTTCATGTCTACAATATATAAAGTTTATGTCAACCCTCATTTAAAAATTTCAACATAATATGATGGTTAAAAACGgtttatcaaaacaaaaaaaaacatttgttcagCCTATTTGGAGACACTATCCCCAACTCACCTCCAAATTGCGCCCTTTCCCATCTCTTCCCTCCAGATGACATCAACGTTGCCGGGATCATCTTGGgagtgctggtggtggtggtggttctCCTGTGTATAACAGTGGGGATATGTTGTGCGTATAAACGGGGCTACTTCGCCagccagaaacaaacaggaaacaagTGAGTGTGCAATCGAGAAAACCCAGTGAGTCAACTTCTGGGGCTCAGGAAAATCATTTGTggataataaaattaaatgcttttcaaCACAGATAAAACATCTACACGAGAACACATTTAACACCTGAAATACTTTCCTATTAATGAACAGTACGTAATGTCTGTAGAGTCAattgcttttttggggggggttttatactgtgtgtatgtatatattgtataatgtcatttgttttggagAGGAAAGCATTTATGGTGATCATGAGTATAGTTTGCTGTACCATAGTAGTGATGAAATGAAGAGCACTCAGTTAAAATGGCTCCTTTGATTATTCTTTTGtgacccagcatgcatttatttgaggtaaaaatgtatttttccaagTGCAGTGCCCACAGTATATTTGTATGTTGCTCCagcagaaaaatgtaaatattcctttttcactttttctgtCCAATCAGCTACAAAGCTCCTGCGAAAGGAGATGGGGTTGACTACGATAGGCCAGAGGACGAGGTGAGGCCCTAGCGCTTTCTCAGCTGTGTAAACAGTGTTAGCCGAGCCTTCCATTTCGTTTTGCGAAGTTCGGCTCGTCACGTGCAAGTAGCACGccaaacaaaaaaccaacattAAATCGATTCAAAttttgacacaaaatgaaaacacagaatGATACTGCAGGCTGAATGAACAcagcataaaaacatttttcccatgGCTCACCCGTCTTAAATCCTCTCCTTTCGTAGGGCGACTTCCGACACAAATCCTCATTCGTCATttgaagaagacaaaaaaaaaaaggaagatggGAGTGAATCCAAGTCGAAGGCGTGCTACCTTCCGGCTGAACTTCCGAGCTTACGAGACAACCGACGAGCTGCCGCAGCGTGAGCCTGGCTCCCAGGCACGTCTGCAACGAAATCATTTGAGTTTGCCAAAGGTTACAACAGTTATTACAcgatacataataataatagcagcagtaaaacaaaaatgtttcatatggAACCCAGTTTAATAATATAAACTTGGTTTTCCTTGTCCCTTTGAATATAATTTTCATGTCCTCACCAAACAAAACACCATGTTTTTTACGTCACGGAGTTTCATTTTACAGGAAAATGCATGTTATTAATAAGGATCGAACTGACCGAAAACCGGAATAGGCTTTcgacaggacaaaaaaaaaaatgtaatcgaAGGCTGGCCATTATACTCAACAGACTGTATTACGGCTTACAAGACGTGCATTGCTACTGTAAACATCTCGATCCAAACCTATTGTTGACATTTCTATAACTCACCATTTTTTGTACCAACAAAATTTGTCAAGATATTTTTGAtggaatatattttgaaatgcctATAGATAAaggtttacttttttaaatatttgtaatatactaacatgaaagccaatttttttttttttggttttgaaaaataGTTAACATTTTTAACCGCACAGTATTCAGTTACAATTACATCCCCCTCCAAAAACCTTTTCCATTACTAAATTATTTGCATCAGCATATCAAGGTTTTCCCCCATAATTTTggtcttattttatttactgctgggatttaaaaatgttactatTCAAAAGAAAGTTATGTAGATAGTTTTAGTAATGGTATTGACTACAGCAAAAGGCTGGTGGACACTATAAAATCTGTCAGTGCAGTGTGCTATTGATTTAAGTGACCTTCTGTTTATCTTGTAAATACTGGATATACTGTCCAAGTTGGCTTTTTTAGTTTTGAAGCTGAGAATACTTTCGGTAATTAGGAAAGTTTTTAATAATAACACAGGGTTTTTATGTTAGCTAACAATTGTATTGTATTGGTTGTATATAGATGAGATGTGCGAATAAAAAGCTTTTTCTCAAAAAGGCAATGTACAATGAAGACTTGGTAAATTAAAGTGATAAGCATTGGAAGAGGCAAAATGAAACTCTTTACGTAGtattatgtgaaaataaattccaCACTTGCACTTGGTAGAGAGAGGATATGCCTTAGTtggtgcactgtgctgtgtgcaagAATTTCCATTACTTAGGAAAGTTATGATTTTTGGCGAAACTGAATTcgactgcaaaaataaaaatgaagtgcaGCAACATTTaggaaattgtttttatttccagtgCTTATGGATAAAGTTTCAAGACTTCAGTGTTATCAGACGACAGAAAGAACttacatatttttgttctgttcagATGCAGGggagaaaatttaaaaaagagaaccaCTTctgatgtttttgtatttattttctgtatacaattttgattttaaaaaaattataataattcagTTTTAGAGTTTGTTTTCAATTGGCTCACAGCTTGTGTGGTATATTTAAAGATGTGtccagaagtttctgatgatcTGCCAGTTTTGCAGTGGCTGGTGTAAGGGCACAAACAAGATGGTGATTTAAAGCATTATCGGATATATCCTTTGCCCGAGCAAAAGGCGTGTGTGGGCCAATCGAGAACATACACCGACATTGAAATAATAACCAATAAATCCAGAAATGTGAACTAGCCCTTCAAGACATTCAGTAAAACGGAAGCCACAGgatgttttttctgttctggTATGAGATGTATTGATTgtaacagaaattaaacaatcaGCTCCTGCTTGTAGCGCACCATTGCAAATTATGAAAGCCAAGAGCATTACTTCAGAATATGCAAAGTGTGGTTTTGAATTTTCTTCCCTGATGTTAGCCAAATGTAGATCATTCCTCTCAAGTGCCTTATAGCCTTAagttgaggggggaaaaatctCAGGAGTTCTATAGATAAAAATGGTAAACATATTAATGGATATATAGCTCTGCCCTAAAACCATTATTGCTTTAGTTTCAGAGGTTGTTGATGCAAAGTTTATAGTCTTTGTCTTCAACAGTCAATCATCGTGTCAAATGTGTGCATATTCGTTTTATACTTAAGCAAGCAGAAATCTTTGATCATCTTTCTGGAAAATGTGTAACCTTGGACAGTGTTAGAAAATACTGTCCAGGCTTTGTATTTCATTGGGAAAACAAGGTTAGGTGTTTGAGAGGAATTTTTCAGCATGTGACCGTTCGTATTTATGCTTAACTCAGTGTAACTAATCT is from Anguilla anguilla isolate fAngAng1 chromosome 9, fAngAng1.pri, whole genome shotgun sequence and encodes:
- the jam3b gene encoding junctional adhesion molecule 3B, with product MAITRLAGFLVLLSTHCYITTLAVILKSANKSPWANEFESIELSCLIESITTSNPRIEWKKIKNGELSYVYFEKKISGDLENRAKIREPATLVIFNTTRSDTAQYRCEVTAPYDPKSFDEILIDLVVRVKPVVPRCSVPKSVPVGKAAELRCVEDEGFPRSKYQWFRNKEEIPEDPKSSPKFFNSTYTLNINSGTLKFSAVRKEDAGEYYCKARNEAGQSQCGPQMMEVYDINVAGIILGVLVVVVVLLCITVGICCAYKRGYFASQKQTGNNYKAPAKGDGVDYDRPEDEGDFRHKSSFVI